In Vreelandella piezotolerans, one genomic interval encodes:
- a CDS encoding cation diffusion facilitator family transporter: MKTESSTLAFSAFMALLIGCAGIVATLASNSQAILLDGLFNLIYFSVALVTIKVSKLASRPDSESYPFGYSYFESLVNLCKGLLILGVSIFALVDAVAALLTGGREISAGLAVMYALFATAACSLTAWVMQRSQRHVSSPLVAADKLNWLVNSVISGAVLAAFCLVMLFDRLGWRTVLPYIDSVLVIAVVVLCLGVPVRMASQALRELLNKTPEEAVAEPVRQAVARGLADIDTLEVRVRMVRPGRLLYVIVHVVLPKGLPEATLAKQDALRQRIDEEVRRDYSPVVCDVVFTADNRWAAPSCGLLVEKPAS, translated from the coding sequence GTGAAGACAGAATCCAGTACCTTGGCCTTTTCCGCCTTCATGGCACTGCTGATTGGCTGTGCCGGTATTGTGGCCACCTTGGCCTCGAACTCCCAAGCCATCCTATTGGACGGCTTGTTCAATCTTATCTACTTTAGCGTAGCGCTGGTGACCATCAAGGTCAGCAAGCTGGCCAGTCGCCCAGATAGCGAGTCGTACCCCTTTGGTTACAGCTACTTCGAGTCGCTGGTTAATTTATGCAAAGGTTTGCTGATTTTGGGGGTATCCATCTTCGCGCTGGTAGATGCCGTGGCCGCTTTGCTGACGGGTGGGCGGGAGATTTCTGCAGGGCTTGCGGTAATGTATGCGCTGTTTGCGACCGCCGCTTGCTCGCTCACTGCCTGGGTCATGCAGCGTAGTCAACGCCATGTCAGTAGCCCCTTGGTGGCCGCCGACAAACTAAACTGGCTGGTCAATAGCGTGATTTCAGGGGCCGTACTGGCGGCTTTTTGCCTAGTGATGCTGTTTGATCGTCTCGGCTGGCGGACTGTTCTTCCCTACATCGATTCGGTCTTGGTCATTGCGGTCGTCGTCCTCTGCCTGGGGGTCCCCGTGCGCATGGCATCGCAAGCGCTAAGAGAGCTGCTCAACAAAACTCCGGAAGAAGCCGTCGCCGAACCGGTGCGCCAAGCCGTTGCCCGTGGCCTTGCCGATATCGACACCCTGGAAGTGCGCGTGCGTATGGTGCGCCCCGGCCGCCTGCTCTACGTCATCGTCCATGTGGTGCTGCCCAAGGGCCTCCCCGAAGCGACACTGGCGAAACAGGACGCGCTGCGTCAGCGCATCGACGAAGAAGTACGCCGCGACTATTCGCCCGTGGTGTGCGACGTGGTCTTTACTGCCGACAACCGCTGGGCGGCGCCCTCTTGTGGGCTGTTGGTAGAGAAACCTGCTAGCTAA
- a CDS encoding alpha/beta fold hydrolase, with product MPFLNAGTEQGTPVEIYYEVHGAGKPVVLIHGWPLSGRSWEKQVPALVEAGYKVVTYDRRGFGRSTQADGGYDYDTLASDLKKLLDVLDLNDATLVGFSMGGGEVARYLSSYGTERVSKAVLAAAVPPYLYKTDDNPEGGLDDATIDQFLQAVQGDRIAFLDDFTKNFFTANDNSDLISEPNRLYHRDIAAFASPKATYDCIKAFSYTDFRQDLPKIDIPALVLHGDADGIVPFEVSGKRAAELLPNASLEVIEGGPHGLNATHPEAFNQALIRFLDQ from the coding sequence ATGCCATTTCTGAATGCAGGCACCGAGCAGGGCACACCGGTCGAGATTTATTACGAGGTTCACGGGGCAGGTAAACCGGTCGTACTGATCCACGGTTGGCCATTGAGTGGGCGCTCCTGGGAGAAGCAGGTACCCGCGTTGGTGGAAGCAGGCTATAAAGTGGTGACCTATGACCGCCGTGGCTTTGGCCGCTCGACGCAAGCGGACGGTGGTTACGATTACGATACACTCGCCTCGGATCTCAAAAAGCTGCTGGACGTGCTGGATCTCAACGATGCGACCCTGGTGGGCTTTTCCATGGGGGGCGGCGAAGTCGCGCGCTATTTGTCGAGCTACGGCACCGAGCGTGTCAGTAAAGCGGTGCTGGCTGCGGCGGTGCCGCCTTATCTGTATAAAACCGACGATAACCCGGAAGGCGGGCTGGACGATGCCACCATCGACCAGTTCCTGCAGGCGGTGCAAGGCGACCGTATCGCGTTCTTGGACGATTTCACCAAGAATTTCTTTACCGCCAACGACAACAGCGACCTGATCAGCGAGCCGAACCGGCTTTACCACCGCGATATCGCGGCGTTCGCCTCGCCTAAGGCGACGTACGACTGTATCAAGGCGTTTAGCTACACCGATTTTCGCCAGGATTTACCCAAGATCGACATTCCGGCGCTGGTCTTACACGGGGATGCTGACGGCATCGTTCCATTTGAAGTGAGCGGCAAACGCGCCGCTGAGCTGCTACCCAACGCGTCGCTAGAGGTGATCGAGGGCGGCCCACACGGGCTGAACGCCACCCATCCCGAGGCATTCAACCAGGCGCTGATCCGGTTTTTGGATCAATAA
- a CDS encoding NAD(P)/FAD-dependent oxidoreductase has translation MERLLVEAETGHAANHPLWLMGATPNVYLPGLTVWQSSIGNKMDLKSGYPFWTVKNGLLTPFPQLNQDLQAETVIIGGGITGALIADELSRHGHRVVVLERRDVGWGSSAASTALLQYEIDTHMVHLAEQYGEANAVMAYRSCAEAIVSLERLAAELGNVAFSRQKSLYFASQEADVDALKAELAMRKRFGFDVAWLEQRAIEADYGFSAPGAILSSLAARIDPYRMAYHLLENVVRRGSQVFDRTQVEQLITDDDGVNVRLRNGATLRCQQVIIASGYESQTWLPAPVAANRSSYAFVTDPLPSEVLGKLGHTLVWESARPYLYLRSTQEGRLLIGGEDDDEDIAERRDARVMEKARTLAAKVETLWPDLEINPTFCWGGTFAETDDGLPYFGPHEALGPRVHFAMAYGGNGITYSMIGAQLLRALIEGREHPLGALFSFQREPSMASTRR, from the coding sequence ATGGAACGACTCCTGGTTGAGGCAGAGACAGGGCACGCTGCCAATCATCCACTATGGTTAATGGGTGCGACACCCAACGTTTATCTGCCCGGTCTGACCGTATGGCAATCCAGCATAGGCAATAAGATGGATCTTAAAAGTGGTTATCCGTTCTGGACGGTAAAAAATGGATTATTGACCCCTTTTCCGCAGCTTAACCAGGATTTGCAAGCGGAAACAGTGATTATTGGCGGCGGTATTACCGGTGCTTTGATCGCCGACGAGCTAAGCCGCCACGGCCATCGCGTCGTAGTGCTCGAGAGGCGTGATGTAGGGTGGGGAAGCTCTGCGGCCAGTACGGCGCTACTGCAGTATGAAATCGACACCCATATGGTGCATTTGGCCGAGCAGTACGGTGAGGCCAATGCCGTGATGGCCTATCGAAGCTGCGCCGAGGCGATTGTCTCGCTAGAGCGCTTGGCTGCCGAGTTGGGTAATGTCGCTTTCAGTCGCCAGAAGAGCCTCTACTTCGCGAGCCAAGAAGCGGATGTCGACGCGTTGAAGGCTGAGCTTGCGATGCGCAAGCGCTTCGGCTTCGATGTCGCTTGGCTGGAACAGCGTGCGATTGAGGCTGACTACGGCTTTTCAGCGCCAGGGGCGATCCTGTCCTCGTTGGCCGCCCGTATCGACCCATACCGCATGGCATATCACTTACTGGAAAACGTCGTCCGTCGGGGCAGCCAAGTGTTCGATCGCACCCAGGTGGAGCAGCTGATAACTGATGACGACGGCGTCAACGTTCGGCTTCGTAATGGGGCTACGCTGCGTTGCCAACAGGTCATTATCGCTTCTGGGTACGAAAGCCAAACGTGGTTGCCAGCGCCAGTGGCTGCCAATCGTAGTAGCTATGCGTTTGTGACCGACCCCTTGCCTAGCGAGGTATTGGGCAAGCTGGGACACACGCTGGTGTGGGAGTCCGCACGACCGTATCTCTACCTGCGTTCCACGCAAGAAGGGCGGTTATTGATCGGCGGAGAGGATGACGATGAAGACATTGCCGAGCGTCGGGACGCACGGGTGATGGAAAAAGCGCGAACGCTGGCGGCCAAGGTAGAAACACTGTGGCCTGACCTTGAGATCAATCCGACGTTTTGCTGGGGTGGCACGTTCGCGGAAACCGACGACGGTTTGCCCTATTTCGGGCCTCACGAGGCGCTAGGTCCTCGAGTGCATTTCGCCATGGCCTACGGCGGTAACGGCATCACGTATAGCATGATAGGTGCCCAACTGCTGCGTGCACTGATCGAAGGTCGCGAGCACCCCCTTGGGGCGTTGTTCTCCTTTCAGCGAGAGCCTTCGATGGCGTCAACGCGCCGTTAA
- the ltaE gene encoding low-specificity L-threonine aldolase, with amino-acid sequence MKIDLRSDTVTRPTAAMRDAMMAAPLGDDVWGDDPTVNAFQATLAERAGKEAALLFPSGTQSNLVALMAHCERGDEYIVGQNAHTYRYEGGGAAVLGSIQPQPIENAPDGSLPLDKIAAAVKADDFHFARTRLLALENTIGGKVLPAEYVQQATALAREHGLATHLDGARLFNAAVATDTSLKQLCQPFDSVSLCFSKGLGTPMGSALVGSQALIDRARRWRKVVGGGMRQAGLIAAACQHALDHHVADLAHDHRRAARLAEGLAAFSAIEVTSQATNMVFVRIDPAHVAPLAKWLKANGVLIELLYATRMVVHRDISDDDIEQVLTIVQRYFDQA; translated from the coding sequence ATGAAGATTGATTTAAGAAGCGATACGGTGACACGCCCTACCGCCGCCATGCGAGACGCCATGATGGCGGCCCCGCTGGGCGACGACGTATGGGGCGACGACCCGACGGTGAACGCCTTTCAAGCCACGCTGGCCGAGCGTGCGGGTAAAGAAGCGGCGCTGCTGTTCCCCAGCGGCACCCAGAGCAACCTGGTGGCTTTGATGGCCCACTGCGAGCGGGGTGATGAGTACATCGTCGGCCAGAACGCCCACACCTATCGCTACGAAGGGGGCGGTGCCGCGGTATTGGGCAGCATTCAACCCCAGCCGATCGAAAACGCACCAGACGGCAGCCTGCCCCTCGACAAAATCGCCGCCGCCGTCAAGGCCGATGACTTCCACTTTGCCCGTACTCGGCTCTTGGCGCTGGAGAACACCATAGGTGGCAAGGTACTGCCTGCCGAGTACGTGCAGCAGGCCACCGCGCTGGCCCGAGAACACGGCCTGGCTACCCACCTAGACGGTGCCCGGCTATTCAATGCCGCCGTGGCCACGGACACCTCTCTCAAACAGCTTTGTCAGCCTTTCGACAGCGTGTCGCTATGCTTCTCGAAGGGGTTAGGCACGCCCATGGGCTCGGCACTGGTGGGCTCTCAGGCATTGATCGACCGGGCTCGACGTTGGCGAAAGGTCGTGGGTGGCGGTATGCGCCAAGCAGGCCTCATCGCCGCCGCCTGCCAGCACGCCCTGGATCACCACGTGGCAGATTTGGCTCACGACCACCGTCGTGCGGCACGCTTGGCCGAAGGTTTGGCAGCCTTTTCCGCCATCGAGGTGACCTCCCAGGCCACCAATATGGTATTCGTGCGCATCGACCCAGCGCATGTCGCGCCGTTGGCTAAGTGGCTCAAGGCGAATGGCGTGCTGATAGAACTTCTTTACGCTACGCGCATGGTCGTGCATCGAGACATTAGCGACGACGATATCGAACAAGTGCTGACCATCGTCCAGCGCTACTTCGATCAGGCGTAG
- a CDS encoding alanine/glycine:cation symporter family protein, with translation MELLETVLGPLRDGLYAVMMPISNFIWSYILVYLLLGAGLLFTIMTRGMQFRMFRHMAHVTFTARGAGDGISGFQAFATSMAARVGTGNLAGVALALWIGGPGAIFWMWVTALVGFATSFIESTLAQVYKHRNEDGVFRGGPAFYIERCLGWRWLGSLFAVFLIIAYGLAFNAAQSNTIAQGMSGAFGIPNWLTGVVIAALAGVVIYGGLKSVARTAEKIVPVMAIAYLLVALWILFANLSAVPDMLSLIVMSAFGLGPAVGGAAGYAIKAAMENGIKRGLFSNEAGMGSTPNAAAQATVKHPAAQGLVQSFGVFVDTIVICSCTAVVILLSGVYERLLSESPGESIEGIQLTQDAMVDHLGGFGEIFIAIAILFFAFTSILANFSFSSVNIEYLFRRHAKKAVGAFKIVIIAMVLLGSVAELSVVWDFADLAMGLMATTNLFAILLMAPIAVSVLKDYERQRRQGIEEPLFDPAILKNPELVDEDVWPVKDEKPVDR, from the coding sequence ATGGAATTATTAGAAACGGTGCTAGGGCCACTTCGCGACGGCCTTTATGCCGTCATGATGCCCATCAGCAACTTTATCTGGAGCTATATCCTGGTATACCTGCTACTGGGAGCAGGCCTGCTGTTCACGATCATGACGCGCGGGATGCAGTTTCGCATGTTTCGGCACATGGCCCACGTGACCTTTACCGCGCGCGGAGCGGGAGATGGCATCAGTGGTTTTCAGGCATTCGCGACCTCCATGGCGGCGCGGGTCGGAACCGGTAATTTGGCGGGTGTCGCTCTGGCACTATGGATTGGCGGGCCGGGAGCGATTTTTTGGATGTGGGTGACGGCTCTGGTGGGGTTTGCGACCTCGTTTATCGAGTCGACGTTGGCGCAGGTGTACAAGCACCGCAACGAAGATGGGGTCTTTCGCGGCGGCCCTGCGTTCTATATCGAGCGCTGTCTGGGTTGGCGCTGGCTGGGGTCGCTGTTTGCGGTGTTCTTGATCATTGCCTACGGACTGGCATTCAATGCGGCGCAATCCAACACCATCGCCCAGGGCATGAGCGGTGCCTTTGGCATTCCTAACTGGCTGACCGGCGTGGTTATTGCGGCACTGGCAGGTGTCGTGATCTATGGCGGGTTAAAGTCGGTGGCACGCACGGCTGAGAAAATCGTACCGGTCATGGCCATTGCCTACCTGCTGGTGGCGCTATGGATTCTGTTTGCCAACCTCTCCGCCGTGCCCGACATGCTGTCGTTGATCGTGATGAGTGCCTTTGGGTTAGGCCCGGCGGTCGGTGGCGCGGCGGGTTACGCCATCAAGGCTGCCATGGAAAACGGGATCAAGCGCGGCCTCTTTTCTAACGAGGCCGGTATGGGCTCGACCCCCAATGCGGCGGCCCAGGCCACTGTGAAGCATCCAGCAGCCCAGGGGTTAGTGCAATCCTTTGGGGTGTTTGTCGATACCATCGTGATTTGTAGCTGCACGGCGGTGGTGATTCTGCTTTCCGGTGTTTATGAACGGCTGCTATCCGAGTCGCCGGGGGAGAGCATCGAGGGCATCCAGCTTACCCAAGATGCCATGGTGGATCATCTAGGGGGCTTTGGTGAGATCTTTATTGCCATTGCCATACTGTTTTTTGCCTTTACCTCGATTTTGGCCAACTTCTCCTTCTCTTCGGTAAACATCGAGTACCTGTTCCGCCGCCACGCCAAAAAAGCGGTGGGCGCATTCAAGATCGTTATCATCGCCATGGTGTTGCTGGGCTCTGTCGCTGAACTCAGCGTGGTCTGGGATTTTGCCGACCTCGCCATGGGCCTGATGGCCACGACCAACCTGTTTGCCATTCTACTGATGGCGCCGATTGCGGTCTCGGTGTTGAAGGATTACGAACGTCAGCGGCGACAGGGCATCGAGGAACCGCTGTTCGACCCCGCCATACTCAAAAATCCAGAGCTGGTGGATGAGGATGTGTGGCCGGTAAAAGATGAAAAGCCGGTCGATCGGTAA
- a CDS encoding LysE/ArgO family amino acid transporter yields MWESYLTGLVVCGGIIMAIGAQNAYVLGLAVRREYHWWSAGLCMSADVVLLTAGMFGASAFLLTMPSAMEAMRWVGVLFLSWLAAQALWRAVSGREGLKVNGVKARSLRSVLLATLAVTVLNPQVYLDTLLLIPAIGAQQESAGVFVAGASTASILWFSLLAWGGAALSPWLSRPGAWRTIDGLIGLMMAAIAVHLAFDSVLF; encoded by the coding sequence ATGTGGGAAAGCTACCTAACGGGGTTAGTGGTGTGTGGCGGCATCATCATGGCGATTGGGGCGCAGAACGCTTACGTGCTGGGGCTGGCCGTTCGCCGCGAATACCACTGGTGGTCGGCGGGGCTGTGCATGAGTGCGGATGTCGTGCTACTGACGGCCGGCATGTTTGGTGCCAGCGCATTTTTGCTCACCATGCCGAGCGCCATGGAAGCCATGCGCTGGGTGGGCGTGCTGTTCTTGAGTTGGCTGGCGGCACAAGCGCTATGGCGTGCAGTCAGCGGCCGTGAAGGCTTGAAAGTCAACGGCGTCAAAGCCCGCAGCCTGCGCAGTGTGCTGCTGGCGACACTAGCGGTGACGGTGCTCAACCCGCAGGTCTACCTCGATACGCTGCTGCTGATTCCCGCTATTGGTGCCCAGCAGGAGAGTGCTGGCGTGTTCGTCGCGGGGGCGTCGACAGCGTCGATTCTCTGGTTCAGCCTGTTGGCCTGGGGCGGGGCGGCGCTATCGCCATGGCTCTCCCGTCCCGGCGCATGGCGCACCATCGATGGGCTGATCGGCCTGATGATGGCGGCCATCGCAGTGCACCTTGCGTTCGACTCGGTACTGTTTTAA
- a CDS encoding alpha/beta fold hydrolase: MTLTPAIHHYDRWVSTPNGRLFTRTWEPDRIRSEVPILLFHDSLGCVDLWRNFPEALCAATRQRVIAYDRLGFGRSDASSTPLPLSFIDDEARGNFAAICHALQVTRFIALGHSVGGCMAVHCAGYYFSQCQGLVTIAAQAFNENRTRQGIEEAKATFQTPEQFAKLVKYHGNKARWVFDAWTDTWLSPEFAAWSLTPALERVRCPTLVLHGEKDEYGSHRQPERIARYTQGPAHCEMLPGIGHVPHREAEAVVVEFIRQFIFRLDD; the protein is encoded by the coding sequence ATGACGCTAACGCCAGCTATTCATCACTATGACCGTTGGGTGAGTACCCCCAACGGTCGTTTATTTACGCGCACTTGGGAACCAGATCGCATACGGTCAGAGGTTCCTATCCTACTGTTTCACGACTCTCTCGGATGCGTGGATTTGTGGCGCAACTTCCCCGAAGCATTATGCGCAGCAACGCGGCAACGGGTCATTGCCTATGACCGGCTCGGCTTTGGCCGCTCCGATGCATCTTCAACACCATTGCCGCTCAGTTTTATCGACGATGAAGCGAGGGGCAACTTTGCGGCCATCTGTCATGCGCTACAGGTGACTCGCTTTATTGCGTTAGGCCATAGCGTGGGTGGCTGTATGGCCGTGCACTGCGCCGGATATTATTTTTCGCAGTGCCAGGGGCTCGTCACTATCGCCGCCCAAGCGTTCAATGAAAATCGCACGCGACAAGGGATCGAAGAGGCAAAAGCGACGTTTCAGACGCCGGAACAGTTCGCTAAGCTGGTCAAGTACCACGGCAACAAAGCCCGTTGGGTGTTCGATGCCTGGACGGATACTTGGCTAAGCCCCGAATTTGCGGCGTGGTCCCTCACTCCTGCGCTTGAACGTGTGCGGTGCCCTACGCTCGTGCTGCATGGCGAGAAGGATGAATACGGCTCTCACCGTCAGCCTGAACGCATTGCCCGCTACACCCAAGGCCCCGCCCACTGCGAAATGTTGCCCGGCATCGGTCATGTGCCACACCGGGAGGCCGAAGCCGTCGTGGTGGAGTTCATCCGTCAGTTTATTTTTCGCCTTGACGATTGA
- a CDS encoding thiamine pyrophosphate-dependent enzyme — MSANVAEIIVETLQSAGAKRCYGVVGDTLNHFTDALRQSDIQWVGVRHEEVGGFAAGGEAYMTQELALCAGSCGPGSLHFVNGLFDAHRNGSPVVLIASQIALGETGSQFPQEVDQSAIFKQYSVFCETVVSAEQARRMAALAAQAALARGGVAVLIVPGDVMTQTPENQLGYRTHRFSYSVRPTAESLVPAVEQLNKGGNITIFAGAGCDDAREQVIALAEKLQAPIAWTSRAKDFMEYDNPYHVGMTGVYGLEGGYHAVAECDTLLLLGCNFAFTQFYPERATIIQVDRDPAQIGKRYPVDVGIVGSTRDTCEALVQVVKENTRSHWLEKCRKRYAKSLEKSAHGSHDSQVIHPQELTLAIDRHAAENALFTADTGSVNVWMLRHIHASQQRRTLASLQHGTMANAYPQALGIQLAHPHRQVIAMCGDGGLIMLMGDLLTLVQQQIPLKIVVYNNSSLSFVELEQKVEGMLDAYTELENPNFGEVAAAMGLWGRRVEQEDELDVAISQWLAQPGPALLDVVVNPMELVMPPKVEAGQVASTALYSAKAVLSGRMDEVVHLVKSNFLKR; from the coding sequence ATGAGCGCAAACGTTGCTGAGATCATCGTCGAAACCCTGCAAAGCGCCGGCGCCAAGCGCTGCTATGGTGTGGTGGGCGATACGTTGAACCACTTTACGGACGCCCTACGGCAAAGTGATATCCAGTGGGTGGGCGTTCGCCACGAGGAAGTCGGTGGTTTTGCCGCCGGTGGCGAAGCCTATATGACACAGGAGCTAGCGCTCTGCGCAGGCTCCTGTGGCCCTGGTAGCCTGCACTTCGTGAACGGCTTGTTCGATGCGCATCGCAATGGTTCACCTGTCGTGCTTATCGCCTCGCAAATCGCGCTAGGCGAAACGGGCAGTCAGTTCCCGCAGGAAGTCGATCAAAGCGCTATTTTCAAGCAGTACAGCGTGTTTTGCGAAACCGTCGTCTCCGCCGAGCAGGCGCGGCGCATGGCCGCGTTAGCCGCCCAAGCGGCGCTTGCCAGAGGTGGCGTTGCGGTCCTTATCGTGCCAGGTGATGTGATGACACAAACCCCGGAGAATCAGCTGGGCTATCGCACGCACCGGTTTAGCTACTCGGTACGCCCGACGGCAGAGTCGCTAGTGCCCGCCGTCGAGCAGCTCAATAAAGGCGGCAACATCACTATTTTTGCAGGCGCTGGCTGCGACGATGCGCGGGAGCAGGTGATCGCGCTTGCCGAAAAGCTGCAAGCACCGATTGCCTGGACATCCCGGGCAAAAGATTTCATGGAGTACGACAATCCCTATCACGTGGGAATGACGGGCGTTTATGGTCTTGAGGGCGGCTACCATGCAGTGGCCGAGTGCGACACGCTGCTGTTACTCGGCTGTAATTTCGCGTTCACTCAGTTCTATCCGGAGCGCGCCACGATCATTCAGGTAGATCGAGATCCCGCACAAATTGGCAAGCGCTATCCGGTGGACGTGGGCATCGTCGGCAGTACGCGGGATACTTGCGAGGCGCTCGTTCAAGTCGTTAAGGAAAATACGCGCAGTCACTGGCTAGAGAAGTGCCGCAAGCGCTACGCCAAGTCGTTGGAAAAGTCTGCCCATGGAAGTCATGATAGCCAAGTGATCCACCCACAAGAGCTGACGTTGGCGATTGACCGTCACGCGGCAGAGAACGCACTGTTTACGGCAGACACTGGCAGTGTCAACGTATGGATGCTGCGCCATATTCACGCCTCCCAGCAGCGCCGCACCCTCGCGAGCTTGCAGCATGGCACCATGGCCAATGCGTATCCTCAGGCATTGGGTATTCAGCTCGCGCATCCCCACCGCCAAGTCATTGCCATGTGCGGGGATGGCGGGTTAATCATGCTGATGGGGGATTTATTGACCCTGGTACAGCAGCAAATTCCGCTAAAAATCGTGGTGTATAACAACAGTTCCTTGAGCTTTGTGGAGTTAGAACAAAAAGTAGAGGGAATGCTCGATGCCTACACCGAGCTCGAAAACCCCAACTTTGGCGAGGTTGCCGCTGCCATGGGATTATGGGGCCGCCGAGTCGAGCAAGAAGACGAGCTGGACGTCGCGATTAGCCAGTGGCTCGCCCAGCCGGGGCCTGCCTTGTTGGATGTGGTGGTGAATCCCATGGAGCTGGTGATGCCCCCCAAGGTCGAGGCCGGGCAGGTCGCCTCGACCGCCCTCTACTCCGCTAAAGCCGTGTTGAGCGGGCGCATGGATGAGGTCGTTCACTTAGTCAAAAGCAACTTCTTGAAACGCTAG
- a CDS encoding metallophosphoesterase — translation MRLRVLSDLHLEHFDGHRELPPADADVVVLAGDIHRRAEGLAWARQQFPDLPILYVPGNHEFYGTCMPLLRQELALEAARYDIELLDNRCVTLRGVRFYGTTLWTDFALYADDPTRNPADTESKALRYMPDFRIITTAPGQVFTPQASQYMHREALTWLQDELQQAFDGPRVVITHHAPLHRCIPEQYLGDSLSPAFASHLPHLMGKMDLWIHGHVHEPVDTWCDGTRVIANPGGYPEEFSPPLFRPDWVVTVGE, via the coding sequence ATGCGTTTAAGAGTCTTATCCGATCTTCATTTAGAGCATTTTGATGGTCACCGCGAGCTGCCCCCTGCCGACGCGGATGTGGTGGTGCTGGCAGGGGATATTCATCGAAGAGCAGAAGGGCTGGCGTGGGCACGCCAGCAGTTTCCCGACCTGCCGATTCTTTACGTGCCGGGCAACCATGAGTTCTATGGCACCTGCATGCCGCTGCTGCGCCAAGAGTTAGCGCTGGAAGCCGCTCGGTATGATATCGAACTGCTGGATAATCGCTGCGTGACCCTAAGAGGCGTGCGCTTTTATGGCACCACGCTATGGACGGATTTCGCGCTTTATGCCGATGACCCCACACGCAACCCTGCCGATACCGAGTCTAAAGCGCTGCGTTACATGCCTGATTTTCGCATCATTACCACGGCCCCCGGCCAAGTGTTCACGCCTCAAGCCAGCCAATACATGCACCGGGAAGCACTGACGTGGCTGCAAGATGAACTCCAACAAGCTTTTGATGGCCCCCGCGTGGTGATTACACACCATGCGCCTTTACATCGCTGTATTCCAGAGCAGTACTTAGGCGATTCGTTGTCCCCAGCCTTTGCCTCCCACTTGCCGCACTTAATGGGCAAGATGGATCTCTGGATCCATGGTCACGTTCACGAGCCGGTGGATACGTGGTGCGATGGCACCCGCGTTATCGCCAACCCGGGCGGTTATCCAGAGGAGTTTTCGCCGCCGCTGTTTCGGCCTGATTGGGTGGTCACGGTAGGTGAATAA
- a CDS encoding GNAT family N-acetyltransferase, with product MRHVKDVTFHLLTHEDAVELLQFERAERAWFEQHIEARPECFYTLQGVAKHIIDCLALNAQRKMHPLIIRQRGVIVGRANLRNIADDHAWVGYRIAQGAGGRGVAQSALKHLLTEARCVYGVTQLEAVVAVDNAASQRVLAKGGFTAQKRLPGYSRVSGAPRDCWIFEYSPALSHGLAANNTLY from the coding sequence ATGCGCCATGTCAAAGACGTAACCTTCCATTTGTTAACGCACGAAGATGCGGTTGAGCTGCTGCAGTTCGAGCGCGCAGAGCGTGCGTGGTTCGAGCAGCATATCGAGGCCAGGCCCGAGTGCTTTTACACCTTACAAGGGGTGGCTAAACACATCATCGATTGTTTAGCACTCAATGCGCAGCGCAAGATGCATCCGCTCATCATTCGCCAGCGAGGTGTCATCGTGGGACGCGCTAACCTACGTAACATTGCCGATGATCATGCCTGGGTGGGATATCGGATTGCGCAGGGTGCCGGTGGTCGGGGGGTGGCGCAGAGCGCACTTAAACACCTGCTGACGGAGGCGCGTTGCGTGTACGGTGTTACGCAGTTGGAAGCCGTCGTGGCGGTGGACAACGCAGCTTCCCAACGTGTCCTGGCAAAAGGTGGATTTACCGCCCAGAAGCGATTGCCTGGCTACTCCAGGGTAAGTGGAGCGCCTAGAGATTGCTGGATATTCGAGTACTCACCTGCCTTGTCCCATGGTTTGGCAGCTAATAACACGTTGTACTAG
- the speG gene encoding spermidine N1-acetyltransferase, whose product MSPALFLRALERNDLRFVHELNNNQSIMSYWFEEPYESFDELEELYNKHIHDNAERRFVAEDSAGNAIGLVELIEIDYIHRSAEFQIIITPEHQGKGFARSLIRQALHYSFTILNLHKVYLIVAVQNVKAIHLYEESGFIEEGHLVQEFFINGQYRDVKRMYILQETYLAQLNQQPIEEGGWES is encoded by the coding sequence ATGAGTCCCGCTTTGTTCCTTCGTGCCCTGGAGCGCAATGATTTGCGCTTCGTCCATGAACTCAATAACAACCAGAGCATCATGTCGTACTGGTTCGAGGAGCCTTACGAATCCTTCGATGAACTCGAAGAGCTGTACAACAAGCATATCCACGACAACGCCGAACGGCGTTTCGTAGCAGAAGACAGCGCCGGTAACGCGATTGGTTTGGTGGAACTGATCGAAATCGACTACATCCACCGCAGCGCCGAGTTTCAGATCATCATTACCCCAGAGCACCAGGGCAAAGGGTTCGCACGCTCACTGATTCGCCAAGCGCTGCACTACTCCTTCACGATTTTGAATCTGCACAAGGTCTACTTGATCGTAGCGGTACAGAACGTCAAAGCGATCCATCTCTACGAGGAGAGCGGGTTCATCGAAGAGGGCCACTTGGTTCAGGAATTCTTCATCAACGGCCAATACCGTGACGTCAAACGTATGTATATCCTGCAGGAGACGTATCTGGCGCAGTTGAATCAGCAGCCCATTGAAGAGGGCGGTTGGGAGTCATGA